From the Helicobacter pylori genome, one window contains:
- the cagZ gene encoding cag pathogenicity island translocation protein CagZ — protein sequence MELGFNEAERQKILDSNSSLMRNANEVRDKFIQNYATSLKDSNDPQDFLRRVQELRINMQKNFISFDTYYNYLNNLVLASYNRCKQEKTFAESTIKNELTLGEFVAEISDNFNNFMCDEVARISDLVASYLPREYLPPFIDGNMMGVAFQILGIDDFGRKLNEIVQDIGTKYIILSKNKTYLTSLERAKLITQLKLNLE from the coding sequence ATGGAACTAGGTTTCAATGAAGCAGAAAGACAAAAGATCTTAGACAGCAACAGCTCTCTTATGAGAAATGCGAATGAAGTAAGGGATAAGTTTATTCAAAATTACGCCACTTCTTTAAAAGATAGCAACGATCCGCAAGATTTTTTGAGAAGGGTTCAAGAGTTAAGAATCAATATGCAAAAGAATTTTATTAGTTTTGATACTTATTACAACTATTTAAACAACCTTGTGTTAGCCAGTTACAATCGTTGCAAACAAGAAAAGACTTTTGCAGAAAGCACGATCAAAAATGAACTAACGCTTGGAGAGTTTGTTGCAGAAATTTCTGACAACTTCAATAATTTCATGTGTGATGAAGTGGCAAGAATTTCAGACCTAGTGGCTTCTTATCTGCCAAGAGAGTATTTACCGCCATTCATAGATGGCAATATGATGGGCGTGGCGTTTCAGATTCTAGGGATAGATGATTTTGGGAGAAAGCTCAATGAGATTGTCCAAGATATAGGGACTAAATATATTATTTTGAGCAAAAATAAGACTTATCTCACTTCTTTAGAAAGGGCTAAATTGATAACCCAGTTAAAATTAAATTTGGAATAA
- a CDS encoding CagY family CD-EC repeat-containing protein has translation MNEENDKLETSEKTQQDSPQDLSNEEATEANHFEDLLKEESSDNHLDNSAEIKTHFDEEKPEETQTQMDSGGNETSESSNGSLADKLFKKARKLVDDKRPFTQQKSLDEETQKLNEEDNQENNWHQEETQTDLIDDETSEKTQQDSPQDLSNEEATEANHFEDLLKESTESSDNHLDNPTESSDNHLDNPTESSDNHLDNPTETKTQETKTHFDEDKLEEITDDSNDQEIIKGSKKKYIIGGIVVAVLIVIVLFSRSIFHYFVPLEDKSSRFSKDRNLYVNDEIQIRQEYNRLLKERNEKGNMIDKNLFFNDDPNRTLYNYLNIAEIEDKNPLRAFYECISNGGNYEECLKLIKDKKLQDQMKKTLEAYNDCIKNAKTEEERIKCLDLIKDENLKKSLLNQQKVQVALDCLKNAKTDEERKECLKLINDPEIREKFRKELELQKELQEYKDCIKNAKTEAEKNECLKGLSKEAIERLKQQALDCLKNAKTDEERNECLKNIPQDLQKELLADMSVKAYKDCVSRARNEKEKKECEKLLTPEAKKKLEQQVLDCLKNAKTDEERKKCLKDLPKDLQSDILAKESLKAYKDCASQAKTEDEKKECEKLLTPEAKKLLEEEAKESVKAYLDCVSQAKTEAEKQECEKLLTPEAKKKLEEAKKSVRAYLDCVSQAKTEAEKKECEKLLTPEAKKLLENQALDCLKNAKTDEERKECLKDLPKDLQKKVLAKESVRVYLDCVSKAKNEAERKECEKLLTPEARKLLEEAKKSVKAYLDCVSRARNEKEKQECEKLLTPEARKLLEQEVKKSVKAYLDCVSRARNEKEKKECEKLLTPEARKLLEEAKKSVKAYLDCVSKAKNEAERKECEKLLTPEARKLLENQALDCLKNAKTEAEKKRCVKDLPKDLQKKVLAKESVRVYLDCVSKAKNEAERKECEKLLTPEARKLLEEAKKSVKAYLDCVSRARNEKEKQECEKLLTPEARKLLEEAKKSVKAYLDCVSRARNEKEKQECEKLLTPEARKLLEQEVKKSVKAYLDCVSRARNEKEKKECEKLLTPEARKLLEQEVKKSVKAYLDCVSRARNEKEKKECEKLLTPEARKLLENQALDCLKNAKTEAEKKRCVKDLPKDLQKKVLAKESVRVYLDCVSKAKNEAERKECEKLLTPEAKKLLEESKKSVKAYLDCVSKAKTEAERKECEKLLTPEARKLLEEAKESLKAYKDCLSQARNETERRACEKLLTPEARKLLEQEVKKSVKAYLDCVSRARNEKEKQECEKLLTPEARKFLEKQRQQKDKAIKDCLKNADPNDRAAIMKCLDGLSDEEKLKYLQEAREKAVLDCLKTARTDEEKRKCQNLYSDLIQEIQNKRAQNKQNQLSKTERLHQASECLDNLDDPTDQEAIEQCLEGLSDSERALILGIKRQADEVDRIYSDLRSRKTFDNMAAKGYPLLPMDFKNGGDIATINATNVDADKIASDNPIYASIEPDITKQYETEKTIKDKSLEAKLAKALGGDKKDDDKEKGKKPTAETKAESNKIDKDVAETAKNISEIALKNKKEKSGDFVDENGNPIDDKKKEEKQDETSPVKQAFIGKSDPTFVLAQYTPIEITLTSKVDATLTGIVSGVVAKDVWNMNGTMILLDKGTKVYGNYQSVKGGTPIMTRLMIVFTKAITPDGVIIPLANAQAAGMLGEAGVDGYVNNHFMKRIGFAVIASVVNSFLQTAPIIALDKLIGLGKGRSERTPEFNYALGQAINGSMQSSAQMSNQILGQLMNIPPSFYKNEGDSIKILTMDDIDFSGVYDVKITNKSVVDEIIKQSTKTLSREHEEITTSPKGGN, from the coding sequence GAAAAAACCCAACAAGATTCACCCCAAGATCTATCTAATGAAGAAGCAACGGAAGCCAATCATTTTGAAGATCTTTTAAAAGAAGAAAGCTCAGACAATCATCTTGACAATTCCGCAGAAATTAAAACCCATTTTGATGAAGAAAAGCCAGAAGAAACCCAAACTCAAATGGATTCTGGAGGTAATGAAACTTCAGAATCTAGCAATGGCAGTCTAGCAGACAAGTTATTCAAGAAAGCCAGAAAATTAGTTGATGATAAAAGACCTTTCACTCAGCAAAAGAGTTTAGATGAAGAAACCCAAAAACTGAACGAAGAAGATAATCAAGAAAATAATTGGCATCAAGAAGAAACTCAAACGGACTTGATTGATGATGAAACTTCTGAAAAAACCCAACAAGATTCACCCCAAGATCTATCTAATGAAGAAGCAACGGAAGCCAATCATTTTGAAGATCTTTTAAAAGAATCCACAGAAAGCTCAGACAATCATCTTGACAACCCCACAGAAAGCTCAGACAATCATCTTGACAACCCCACAGAAAGCTCAGACAATCATCTTGACAACCCCACAGAAACTAAAACCCAAGAAACTAAAACCCATTTTGATGAAGACAAGCTAGAAGAAATAACTGACGACTCTAACGATCAAGAGATTATCAAAGGAAGCAAAAAGAAATACATTATTGGTGGCATTGTAGTCGCTGTTCTTATTGTGATTGTTTTATTTTCTAGAAGCATTTTTCACTACTTTGTACCTTTGGAAGATAAAAGCTCTCGTTTTAGCAAAGACAGGAATCTTTATGTCAATGATGAAATCCAAATAAGGCAAGAGTATAACCGATTGCTGAAAGAACGGAATGAAAAAGGCAATATGATCGATAAGAATCTTTTCTTCAATGACGATCCCAATAGAACCTTATACAACTATTTGAATATTGCAGAAATTGAGGACAAAAACCCATTGAGAGCCTTTTATGAGTGTATTAGTAATGGTGGCAACTATGAAGAATGTTTGAAGCTTATCAAAGACAAAAAACTTCAAGATCAAATGAAAAAGACTCTAGAGGCTTATAACGACTGCATCAAAAATGCCAAAACTGAAGAAGAAAGGATCAAGTGTTTAGATTTAATCAAAGATGAAAACCTGAAAAAAAGCTTACTGAACCAACAAAAAGTTCAAGTGGCTCTAGATTGTTTGAAAAACGCTAAAACCGATGAAGAACGGAAAGAGTGCCTAAAACTCATAAATGACCCTGAGATTAGAGAGAAATTCCGTAAGGAATTAGAGCTTCAAAAAGAGCTTCAAGAGTATAAGGATTGTATCAAAAACGCCAAAACAGAAGCTGAGAAAAACGAATGTTTGAAAGGCTTGTCTAAAGAAGCCATAGAAAGATTGAAACAACAAGCGCTAGATTGTTTGAAAAACGCTAAAACCGATGAAGAACGAAACGAGTGCTTGAAAAATATTCCCCAAGACTTACAAAAAGAACTACTAGCTGATATGAGCGTTAAGGCTTACAAGGACTGCGTTTCAAGAGCTAGGAATGAAAAAGAGAAAAAAGAGTGTGAGAAATTACTCACGCCTGAAGCGAAAAAAAAGTTAGAACAACAAGTACTAGATTGTTTGAAAAACGCTAAAACCGATGAAGAACGAAAAAAGTGTTTGAAAGATCTCCCTAAAGACTTACAAAGCGATATTTTAGCTAAAGAGAGCCTGAAAGCTTATAAAGACTGTGCATCTCAAGCCAAAACTGAAGATGAAAAAAAAGAATGCGAGAAATTGCTCACACCCGAAGCGAAAAAACTTTTAGAAGAAGAAGCCAAAGAGAGCGTTAAGGCTTATTTGGATTGCGTATCTCAGGCCAAAACTGAAGCTGAGAAACAAGAATGCGAGAAATTGCTCACGCCTGAAGCGAAAAAAAAGTTAGAAGAAGCCAAAAAGAGCGTTAGAGCTTATTTGGATTGCGTATCTCAAGCTAAAACTGAAGCTGAGAAAAAAGAGTGTGAGAAATTACTCACGCCTGAAGCGAAAAAACTATTAGAGAATCAAGCGCTAGATTGTTTGAAAAACGCTAAAACCGATGAAGAACGGAAAGAGTGCTTGAAAGATCTCCCTAAAGACTTACAGAAAAAGGTTTTAGCCAAAGAGAGTGTTAGGGTTTATTTGGATTGCGTATCAAAAGCCAAAAACGAAGCTGAAAGAAAAGAATGCGAGAAGTTACTCACCCCTGAAGCGAGAAAGCTACTAGAAGAAGCTAAGAAGAGCGTTAAGGCTTATTTAGACTGCGTTTCAAGAGCTAGGAATGAAAAAGAGAAACAAGAATGCGAGAAATTACTCACCCCTGAAGCGAGGAAACTTTTAGAGCAAGAAGTTAAAAAAAGCGTTAAGGCTTATTTAGACTGCGTATCAAGAGCTAGGAATGAAAAAGAGAAAAAAGAATGCGAGAAATTGCTCACCCCTGAAGCGAGAAAGCTACTAGAAGAAGCTAAGAAGAGCGTTAAGGCTTATTTGGATTGCGTATCAAAAGCCAAAAACGAAGCTGAAAGAAAAGAATGCGAGAAATTGCTCACGCCTGAAGCGAGGAAACTATTAGAGAATCAAGCGCTAGATTGTTTGAAAAACGCTAAAACCGAAGCTGAGAAAAAAAGGTGTGTCAAAGATCTCCCTAAAGACTTACAAAAAAAGGTTTTAGCCAAAGAGAGTGTTAGGGTTTATTTGGATTGCGTATCAAAAGCCAAAAACGAAGCTGAAAGAAAAGAGTGTGAGAAGTTACTCACCCCTGAAGCGAGAAAGCTACTAGAAGAAGCTAAGAAGAGCGTTAAGGCTTATTTAGACTGCGTTTCAAGAGCTAGGAATGAAAAAGAGAAACAAGAATGCGAGAAGTTACTCACCCCTGAAGCGAGAAAGCTACTAGAAGAAGCTAAGAAGAGCGTTAAGGCTTATTTAGACTGCGTTTCAAGAGCTAGGAATGAAAAAGAGAAACAAGAATGCGAGAAATTACTCACCCCTGAAGCGAGGAAACTTTTAGAGCAAGAAGTTAAAAAAAGCGTTAAGGCTTATTTAGACTGCGTATCAAGAGCTAGGAATGAAAAAGAGAAAAAAGAATGCGAGAAATTGCTCACGCCTGAAGCGAGGAAACTCTTAGAGCAAGAAGTTAAAAAAAGCGTTAAGGCTTATTTAGACTGCGTATCAAGAGCTAGGAATGAAAAAGAGAAAAAAGAATGCGAGAAATTGCTCACGCCTGAAGCGAGGAAACTATTAGAGAATCAAGCGCTAGATTGTTTGAAAAACGCTAAAACCGAAGCTGAGAAAAAAAGGTGTGTCAAAGATCTCCCTAAAGACTTACAAAAAAAGGTTTTAGCCAAAGAGAGTGTTAGGGTTTATTTGGATTGCGTATCAAAAGCCAAAAACGAAGCTGAAAGAAAAGAGTGTGAGAAATTACTCACGCCCGAAGCGAAAAAACTTTTAGAAGAATCTAAAAAAAGCGTTAAGGCTTATTTGGATTGCGTATCAAAAGCCAAAACTGAAGCTGAAAGAAAAGAATGCGAGAAGTTACTCACGCCTGAAGCGAGAAAACTTTTAGAAGAAGCTAAAGAGAGCCTTAAAGCTTATAAAGACTGCCTCTCTCAAGCTAGGAATGAAACTGAAAGGAGAGCCTGCGAGAAGTTACTCACCCCTGAAGCGAGGAAACTCTTAGAGCAAGAAGTTAAAAAAAGCGTTAAGGCTTATTTAGACTGCGTTTCAAGAGCTAGGAATGAAAAAGAGAAACAAGAATGCGAGAAATTACTCACGCCTGAAGCTAGGAAATTTTTAGAGAAACAGCGCCAACAAAAAGATAAAGCGATAAAAGATTGCTTGAAAAACGCCGATCCTAACGACAGAGCGGCTATCATGAAGTGTTTGGATGGTTTGAGCGATGAAGAGAAGCTCAAATACCTGCAAGAAGCTAGAGAAAAGGCTGTCTTGGATTGTTTGAAAACGGCTAGGACCGATGAAGAAAAAAGAAAATGCCAAAACCTTTATAGCGATTTGATCCAAGAAATCCAAAATAAAAGGGCACAGAACAAACAAAATCAATTGAGTAAAACAGAAAGGTTGCATCAAGCAAGCGAGTGCTTGGATAACTTAGATGACCCTACTGATCAAGAAGCCATAGAGCAATGTTTAGAGGGATTGAGCGATAGCGAAAGGGCGCTAATTCTAGGAATCAAACGACAAGCTGATGAAGTGGATCGGATTTATAGCGATCTAAGAAGCCGCAAAACCTTTGATAACATGGCGGCTAAAGGTTATCCATTGTTGCCAATGGATTTTAAAAATGGTGGCGATATTGCCACTATTAACGCCACTAATGTTGATGCGGACAAAATAGCTAGCGATAATCCTATTTATGCTTCCATAGAGCCTGATATTACTAAGCAATACGAAACAGAGAAAACCATTAAGGATAAGAGTTTAGAAGCTAAATTAGCTAAGGCTTTAGGTGGCGATAAGAAAGATGACGATAAAGAAAAAGGTAAAAAACCCACAGCAGAAACTAAAGCAGAAAGCAATAAGATAGACAAAGATGTCGCAGAAACTGCCAAAAATATCAGCGAAATCGCTCTTAAGAACAAAAAAGAAAAGAGTGGGGATTTTGTAGATGAAAATGGTAATCCCATTGACGATAAAAAGAAAGAAGAAAAACAAGATGAAACAAGCCCTGTCAAACAGGCCTTTATAGGCAAGAGTGATCCCACATTTGTTTTAGCGCAATACACCCCCATTGAAATCACTCTGACTTCTAAAGTAGATGCCACTCTCACGGGTATAGTGAGTGGGGTTGTAGCCAAAGATGTATGGAACATGAACGGCACTATGATCTTATTAGACAAAGGCACTAAGGTGTATGGGAATTATCAAAGCGTGAAAGGTGGCACGCCTATTATGACTCGTTTAATGATAGTCTTTACTAAAGCCATTACGCCTGATGGGGTGATTATACCTCTAGCAAACGCTCAAGCAGCAGGCATGCTGGGTGAAGCAGGGGTAGATGGCTATGTGAATAATCACTTCATGAAGCGCATAGGCTTTGCTGTGATAGCAAGCGTGGTTAATAGCTTCTTGCAAACCGCGCCTATCATAGCATTAGATAAACTCATAGGTCTTGGCAAAGGCAGAAGTGAAAGGACACCTGAATTTAATTACGCTTTGGGTCAAGCTATCAATGGCAGTATGCAAAGTTCAGCTCAGATGTCTAATCAAATTCTAGGGCAACTGATGAATATCCCCCCAAGTTTTTACAAAAATGAGGGCGATAGTATTAAGATTCTCACCATGGACGATATTGATTTTAGCGGCGTGTATGATGTTAAAATTACCAACAAATCTGTGGTAGATGAAATTATCAAACAAAGCACCAAAACTCTGTCTAGAGAGCATGAAGAAATCACCACAAGCCCCAAAGGTGGCAATTGA